The Ruania alba genome window below encodes:
- the aroA gene encoding 3-phosphoshikimate 1-carboxyvinyltransferase: MATSPVLSDTSDIWPAPTAAAPLDATVIVPGSKSLTNRALPLAAIAAEPTTIRGALRSRDADLMIGALRTLGTEISSSDHGATLEVRPGPLRGDVSIDCGLAGTVMRFVPPIAALADGPVHLDGDPGARVRPMGPVLRALAALGVPVTASGRAPSATDSTGRQDPDTVPQYLPVAVHGTGGIRGSEIDVDASTSSQFISGLLLAAPRFEAGLTLHHVGEVLPSQPHIDMTIAVLRERGVEVDDVAPGKWRVEPGEISGGDVLIEPDLSNAAPFLGAALAVGGSVSVPFWPSTTTQPGGLLPEILTRLGGTVELSDGVLTVHGTGSITPVDLDLSAAGELAPTVAALAALAPGESRLHGIAHLRGHETDRLAALVTEITRLGGIAEELEDGVWIRGGDLHGADVETYHDHRMATFAAMIGLAVPGVGVVNVGTTAKTLPDLPGMWHSMLGGGTH, from the coding sequence GTGGCGACTTCTCCCGTTCTCAGCGACACCTCCGACATCTGGCCAGCCCCGACTGCCGCAGCACCGCTTGACGCAACAGTCATCGTTCCGGGGTCGAAGTCCCTCACGAACAGAGCTCTCCCCCTGGCCGCGATCGCCGCCGAACCCACGACCATCCGCGGGGCATTGCGCTCCCGCGACGCCGATCTGATGATCGGCGCATTGCGCACGCTCGGCACCGAGATCTCCAGCAGTGACCACGGTGCCACCCTCGAGGTGCGTCCGGGTCCCCTACGTGGCGACGTGAGTATCGACTGCGGCCTCGCGGGAACCGTGATGCGGTTCGTGCCACCGATCGCTGCCCTCGCCGACGGGCCGGTGCACCTTGACGGTGACCCCGGAGCACGCGTGCGACCGATGGGCCCCGTGCTGCGCGCCCTCGCTGCCCTCGGAGTACCGGTGACGGCGTCCGGCAGGGCTCCCTCCGCCACCGACAGCACCGGCCGCCAGGATCCCGACACGGTGCCGCAGTACTTGCCCGTGGCCGTCCACGGCACCGGAGGGATCCGCGGCAGCGAGATCGACGTCGACGCGTCGACGTCCTCTCAGTTCATCTCCGGCCTGCTGCTCGCCGCGCCCCGGTTCGAAGCCGGGCTGACCCTGCACCACGTCGGTGAGGTGCTGCCCAGCCAGCCGCACATCGACATGACGATCGCGGTCCTGCGCGAGCGTGGCGTGGAGGTCGATGACGTCGCGCCCGGCAAGTGGCGAGTGGAGCCTGGCGAAATCTCCGGCGGCGACGTGCTGATCGAACCGGACCTGTCCAACGCGGCGCCGTTCCTCGGTGCCGCCCTGGCCGTGGGCGGGAGCGTGAGCGTGCCGTTCTGGCCGTCCACCACGACGCAACCCGGTGGCCTGTTGCCCGAGATCCTCACCCGGCTCGGCGGCACCGTGGAACTCTCCGACGGCGTCCTGACCGTTCACGGGACCGGCAGCATCACACCTGTGGACCTCGACCTCTCCGCAGCGGGTGAGCTGGCCCCGACGGTCGCTGCTCTCGCAGCCCTCGCCCCCGGCGAGTCCCGCCTGCACGGGATCGCACACCTACGCGGTCACGAGACGGACCGGCTTGCCGCATTGGTCACCGAGATCACCCGGCTCGGCGGGATCGCCGAAGAGCTCGAAGACGGCGTCTGGATCCGCGGGGGCGACCTGCACGGGGCAGACGTGGAGACCTACCACGACCACCGGATGGCCACCTTCGCCGCCATGATCGGCCTGGCCGTACCGGGCGTGGGAGTCGTCAACGTGGGCACCACAGCCAAGACCCTCCCCGACCTCCCCGGCATGTGGCACTCGATGCTCGGCGGCGGCACGCACTGA